Proteins encoded in a region of the Flavobacteriaceae bacterium HL-DH10 genome:
- a CDS encoding CBS domain-containing protein has protein sequence MGIKSFQGARRQQTNNTDDTPLKVSDYMTTDLITFNPTQTIESVMQALIKHRISGGPVVNEKNELIGIISEGDCIKQISESRYYNMPMQDKTIEKYMALNVETIDGNMNIFDAANKFLNAKRRRFPIVENGKLVGQISQKDVLKAAMKLKGQTWK, from the coding sequence ATGGGGATAAAGAGTTTTCAAGGGGCTAGAAGGCAACAAACAAATAATACAGACGACACACCTTTAAAGGTTAGTGATTATATGACTACCGATTTAATTACGTTTAATCCTACTCAAACTATTGAAAGTGTGATGCAGGCATTAATTAAACACAGAATATCTGGTGGTCCTGTTGTTAATGAAAAGAATGAATTAATTGGTATTATATCTGAAGGCGATTGTATTAAACAAATTAGTGAAAGTCGTTATTACAATATGCCAATGCAAGATAAAACCATTGAAAAATACATGGCTTTAAATGTAGAAACTATTGATGGTAACATGAATATTTTTGATGCTGCCAACAAGTTTTTAAATGCTAAAAGACGTCGATTTCCTATAGTTGAAAATGGCAAATTGGTTGGTCAAATAAGTCAAAAAGATGTCCTTAAAGCCGCCATGAAGTTAAAAGGGCAAACCTGGAAATAA